From one Bacteroides eggerthii genomic stretch:
- a CDS encoding toprim domain-containing protein, translating into MTIAEAKQLRIVDYLASLGYHPQSVTSKQYWYLSPLRNERTPSFKVNDRLNEWYDFGAATGGDLVELGKHLYQTDSVSEVLAYIGKHENAIPIQRVRIPGTTPRPVEADMKDVLVVPLQHHALLSYLHSRGIDGDIGRMFCREVHYELRQRRYFALAFGNVAGGYEVRNPYYKGCIRCKDISVIRHSHSEAQNRVCVFEGFMDFLSYLTLKQTGDDTVCIGAPCDYLVMNSVNNLKKALEHLQVYEEIHCYLDNDLAGQKTEETIAGMYGKRVHNEALRYHEYKDLNDYLRGKKR; encoded by the coding sequence ATGACCATAGCGGAAGCAAAACAACTGCGTATCGTGGACTATCTTGCCAGTCTCGGCTACCACCCCCAGAGTGTAACATCGAAACAATACTGGTATTTGTCGCCGCTACGCAATGAGCGTACCCCGTCGTTCAAGGTCAATGACCGGCTCAACGAATGGTATGACTTTGGCGCAGCGACGGGCGGAGACCTTGTGGAACTGGGCAAACACCTTTACCAGACGGACAGCGTGAGCGAAGTGCTTGCCTATATAGGGAAGCACGAGAACGCTATCCCGATACAAAGGGTGCGGATTCCGGGGACAACGCCCCGACCCGTCGAAGCCGACATGAAGGACGTGCTCGTCGTACCGTTGCAGCACCATGCGCTGCTCTCGTACCTTCATTCCCGTGGAATCGACGGAGACATCGGCCGCATGTTCTGCCGGGAGGTCCATTATGAATTGCGGCAACGGCGCTACTTCGCCCTTGCCTTCGGTAACGTGGCGGGCGGGTACGAGGTTCGCAATCCTTATTATAAGGGCTGTATCCGGTGTAAGGACATCTCTGTCATCAGGCATTCTCATAGTGAAGCACAGAACCGGGTTTGCGTGTTCGAAGGCTTCATGGATTTTCTCTCTTACCTGACGCTGAAACAGACGGGTGATGATACGGTCTGCATCGGCGCACCTTGCGATTACCTCGTGATGAACTCGGTGAACAACCTGAAAAAGGCTTTGGAACACTTGCAGGTGTACGAGGAAATACACTGTTATCTCGACAATGATCTCGCCGGACAGAAAACGGAAGAGACCATCGCCGGCATGTACGGCAAGCGGGTGCACAACGAAGCACTCCGTTATCACGAGTACAAGGACCTGAACGATTACCTGCGCGGAAAGAAACGGTAA
- a CDS encoding DUF4134 family protein — translation METCKYGLGASTRKPPTARWVWRWVLSPHNEEQDVKKKIMMVVGACIFLIAAAQALPMFFGIGA, via the coding sequence ATGGAGACATGTAAGTACGGTTTGGGGGCGAGTACTCGGAAACCGCCCACCGCAAGGTGGGTATGGCGCTGGGTGCTTAGCCCACACAACGAGGAACAGGACGTGAAGAAGAAAATCATGATGGTCGTGGGCGCATGTATTTTCTTAATCGCTGCCGCACAAGCACTTCCGATGTTCTTCGGTATCGGCGCATAA
- a CDS encoding helicase HerA domain-containing protein has protein sequence MTLYIILLFIALCAGMALSVYAFGTGGKRKRIFQDIYFSVEETNGVGVLYTKTGEYSAILKIENPVQKYCANIDSYYEFTHLFTALAQTLGEGYALHKQDIFVRKQFENETGDKHEFLSSAYFRYFKGRNYTDSVCYLTITQEAKKSRLFSFDNKKWRDFLVKIRKVHDQLHDAGVQAKFLNKAEASEYVDRYFAMNFKDRIVSMTNFKADDETVSMGDKRCKVYSLVDVDCAALPSLIRPYTNIEVNNTDMPVDLLAAIDSIPSAEAVIYNQIVFLPNQKRELALLDKKKNRHASIPNPSNQMAVEDIKRVQEVIARESKQLVYTHFNLIVAVPTGTDLQKCTNHLENAFGRMGIHISKRAYNQLELFVNSFPGNCYGMNEDYDRFLTLGDAAVCLMYKEHIQHSEETPLKIYYTDRQGVPVAIDITGKEGKNKLTDNSNFFCLGPSGSGKSFHMNSVVRQLYEQGTDVVMVDTGNSYEGLCEYLGGKYISYTEERPITMNPFRINRVEMNVEKTGFLKNLVLLIWKGSQGTVTKTEDRLIEQVITEYYDTYFNGFDGFTPLQREDLRKGLLIDDRNRTEKRDEDEGERAGRIERMIDEMERRRKELKVEELSFNSFYEFSVQRIPDICTENHISGIDISTYRYMMKDFYRGGNHEKTLNENMDSSLFDETFIVFEIDSIKDDPLLFPLVTLIIMDVFLQKMRIKKNRKVLVIEEAWKAIASPLMAEYIKFMYKTARKFWASVGVVTQEIQDIIGSPIVKEAIINNSDVVMLLDQSKFRERFDEIKAILGLTDVDCKKIFTINRLENKEGRSFFREVFIRRGTTSGVYGVEEPRECYMTYTTERAEKEALKLYKRELRCSHQEAIEAYCRDWNASGIGKSLPFAQKVNEAGQVLNLHVKQ, from the coding sequence ATGACTTTGTACATCATTCTACTTTTTATCGCCTTGTGTGCCGGCATGGCCCTGTCGGTCTATGCGTTCGGTACCGGAGGCAAGCGCAAGCGTATCTTTCAGGACATCTATTTTTCCGTGGAAGAGACGAACGGCGTGGGCGTGCTCTATACCAAGACGGGCGAATATTCTGCTATCCTGAAAATAGAGAACCCCGTGCAAAAATACTGCGCGAACATTGACAGCTACTATGAGTTCACGCACCTTTTCACCGCCCTCGCACAGACGCTCGGCGAAGGATATGCCCTGCACAAACAGGACATCTTCGTCAGGAAACAGTTCGAGAACGAGACGGGCGACAAACACGAGTTCCTCTCGTCGGCCTACTTCCGTTACTTCAAGGGGCGCAACTACACGGACAGCGTGTGTTACCTGACTATCACACAGGAGGCGAAGAAGAGCCGACTGTTCTCGTTCGACAACAAGAAGTGGCGCGATTTTCTGGTCAAGATCCGCAAAGTGCATGACCAGCTGCACGATGCCGGGGTACAGGCCAAGTTCCTGAACAAAGCCGAGGCGAGCGAATACGTGGACCGCTATTTCGCCATGAACTTCAAGGACCGGATCGTGTCGATGACCAACTTCAAGGCAGACGACGAGACAGTCTCGATGGGCGACAAACGCTGCAAGGTATATAGTCTTGTCGATGTGGACTGCGCCGCACTGCCTTCACTGATAAGACCTTATACCAATATAGAGGTCAATAACACGGATATGCCCGTGGACCTGCTGGCTGCCATTGACAGCATTCCGAGTGCGGAGGCTGTCATCTATAACCAGATTGTCTTCCTGCCCAATCAGAAAAGGGAACTGGCCCTGCTGGACAAAAAGAAGAACCGGCACGCCAGTATTCCCAATCCGAGCAACCAGATGGCCGTGGAGGACATCAAGCGGGTACAGGAGGTCATCGCGCGGGAAAGCAAGCAGCTCGTGTACACTCATTTCAACCTGATTGTCGCCGTACCGACTGGTACGGACCTGCAAAAATGCACGAACCATTTGGAGAATGCTTTCGGACGTATGGGTATCCATATTTCCAAAAGGGCGTACAACCAGCTGGAACTGTTCGTAAACTCGTTTCCGGGTAACTGCTACGGCATGAACGAGGACTATGACCGCTTCCTGACGCTGGGTGACGCGGCGGTGTGCCTGATGTATAAGGAGCACATACAGCACAGCGAAGAAACACCGCTGAAAATTTACTACACGGACCGCCAAGGCGTGCCGGTAGCTATCGACATCACGGGAAAGGAAGGGAAAAACAAACTGACGGACAACTCGAATTTCTTTTGTTTAGGGCCTTCGGGCAGCGGCAAGAGCTTCCACATGAACTCTGTCGTGCGCCAGTTGTACGAGCAGGGCACAGACGTGGTGATGGTCGATACGGGTAACAGCTACGAGGGCCTTTGCGAATACCTCGGCGGCAAGTACATTTCCTATACCGAGGAAAGACCGATTACCATGAACCCGTTCCGCATCAACCGGGTTGAAATGAATGTGGAGAAAACGGGCTTCCTGAAAAACCTCGTACTGCTCATCTGGAAAGGCTCGCAGGGTACGGTCACGAAGACGGAGGACCGCCTGATAGAACAGGTCATCACGGAGTATTACGACACCTATTTCAACGGTTTCGACGGCTTCACGCCCCTGCAACGGGAGGATTTGCGTAAGGGGCTGCTCATCGACGACCGTAACCGTACCGAGAAGCGGGACGAGGACGAAGGAGAGCGGGCCGGGCGTATCGAGCGCATGATCGACGAGATGGAACGCCGCCGTAAGGAGCTAAAAGTGGAAGAGCTGTCGTTCAACTCGTTCTATGAGTTTTCCGTGCAGCGCATCCCCGACATCTGTACCGAGAACCACATTTCGGGCATCGACATCTCGACGTACCGTTACATGATGAAGGACTTCTACCGGGGAGGCAATCATGAAAAGACGCTGAACGAGAACATGGACAGTTCACTGTTTGATGAGACGTTCATCGTCTTCGAAATCGACAGTATAAAAGATGATCCTCTCCTGTTCCCTCTTGTCACGCTGATTATCATGGACGTATTCTTACAGAAGATGCGTATCAAGAAGAACCGCAAAGTCCTGGTCATAGAGGAAGCGTGGAAGGCGATTGCCAGCCCGCTCATGGCCGAATACATCAAGTTTATGTACAAGACGGCCCGTAAGTTCTGGGCTTCGGTCGGCGTGGTGACACAGGAGATACAGGACATCATCGGCAGCCCTATCGTCAAGGAAGCCATCATCAACAACTCGGACGTGGTGATGCTGCTCGACCAGAGCAAGTTCCGTGAGCGGTTCGATGAAATCAAGGCTATCCTCGGCCTTACTGACGTGGACTGCAAGAAGATATTCACCATCAACCGGCTGGAAAACAAGGAAGGGCGCAGTTTCTTCCGCGAGGTGTTCATCCGCCGGGGAACGACCAGCGGCGTGTACGGTGTAGAAGAACCAAGAGAATGTTACATGACCTACACCACGGAGCGGGCGGAGAAAGAAGCCTTGAAACTCTATAAACGGGAACTGCGGTGCAGTCATCAGGAAGCTATTGAGGCGTACTGCCGGGACTGGAACGCCAGCGGTATCGGGAAGTCCCTGCCGTTCGCCCAAAAGGTCAACGAGGCCGGGCAGGTATTGAACCTTCATGTAAAACAATAA
- a CDS encoding DUF4133 domain-containing protein — MKGKDERYPDYPLFKGLQRPLEFMGIQGRYIYWAAGVAGGAIVGFIIAYCLAGFVVGLVVLVAVVSTGIALIMLKQRKGLHTKKDGRGVYIYAHSKKL, encoded by the coding sequence ATGAAAGGCAAGGACGAACGTTACCCTGACTACCCGCTGTTCAAAGGTCTTCAACGGCCTTTGGAGTTCATGGGCATCCAGGGACGCTATATCTACTGGGCGGCAGGCGTTGCCGGCGGAGCCATCGTCGGCTTTATCATCGCCTACTGTCTCGCAGGGTTCGTGGTCGGACTGGTCGTGCTGGTTGCGGTCGTCTCGACGGGTATCGCCCTTATCATGCTCAAACAGCGGAAAGGGCTGCATACCAAGAAAGACGGGCGCGGGGTGTATATCTACGCCCACTCGAAGAAGCTGTGA
- a CDS encoding reverse transcriptase/maturase family protein, whose protein sequence is MEKSERVLKALSDHSQSSDYKYERLYRYLFSEEMFAVAYQRIYAKQGNMTPGTDGKTIDEMSLERIERLIVSLKDESYQPHPARRVYIPKKNGKKRPLGIPSFEDKLVQEVVRLLLEAIYEGHFEGTSHGFRPHRSCHTALGMIQKSFAGAKWFIEGDIKGFFDNIDHNVLISILRERISDERFLRLIRKFLNAGYVEDWKYNKTYSGTPQGGIISPMLANIYLDKFDKYIKEYAAKFRKGDRRSINPEYWRLNNKKNWLKKKLQKTSDEQIRKSYLYEIAQLSKQMLSTPHKDAMDADFRRMQYVRYADDFLISVIGSKSECETIKADITQFMREQLKLELSDEKTLITHAQDKAKFLGYEIFIRKSDAVKRNKDGVLKRDFNGAVVLTLNSAVIQKKLTEYNALEVRNIDGKDIWWSKPRRYMTPMKPEDILAQYNAETRGLYNYYSLAANVSKECASFAFIMKMSMFKTLGWKLNTSARKVRQKYQKDKDFVIPYNDAKGKQKYRVFYNEGFKKRNAQFDVDYDKLPQTMYVPYPSLVERLKDGRCELCGKEGKVVMHHVRTLTKLKGNNEWEKLMLKRHRKTLVVCEDCNSMIQNYGKE, encoded by the coding sequence ATGGAAAAATCAGAAAGAGTATTAAAAGCTCTAAGTGACCACAGTCAAAGTTCGGATTATAAATACGAGCGACTGTATCGGTATCTGTTCAGTGAAGAGATGTTCGCTGTAGCCTACCAACGCATCTATGCGAAGCAAGGCAACATGACACCCGGAACTGACGGCAAGACCATCGATGAGATGAGTCTTGAAAGGATTGAAAGATTGATTGTGTCCTTAAAGGACGAAAGTTACCAACCCCACCCTGCACGCAGAGTGTACATACCGAAGAAGAACGGCAAGAAACGTCCGCTCGGTATTCCCTCATTCGAGGACAAATTGGTGCAGGAGGTAGTTAGACTGCTGCTTGAAGCTATTTATGAAGGTCATTTTGAAGGCACTTCACATGGTTTCCGACCGCATCGAAGCTGCCACACGGCATTGGGTATGATACAGAAGTCTTTTGCGGGAGCAAAGTGGTTTATCGAGGGAGACATCAAAGGCTTCTTTGACAACATAGACCACAACGTACTGATTAGCATTCTTCGTGAACGCATATCAGATGAACGCTTCCTCAGACTTATCCGTAAATTCCTCAATGCAGGGTATGTGGAGGACTGGAAGTACAACAAGACGTACTCAGGAACTCCGCAAGGTGGAATAATCAGCCCCATGCTGGCTAACATCTACCTTGACAAGTTCGACAAGTACATCAAGGAGTACGCAGCCAAATTCCGCAAAGGTGACAGACGCAGCATCAATCCCGAATACTGGCGTTTGAACAATAAGAAGAACTGGCTGAAAAAGAAGTTGCAGAAAACATCCGATGAGCAGATACGGAAAAGCTATCTGTATGAAATTGCCCAACTGAGCAAACAGATGCTGTCCACTCCTCACAAGGATGCAATGGATGCGGACTTTAGAAGAATGCAGTATGTAAGGTATGCGGACGATTTCCTTATATCGGTTATCGGAAGCAAGTCTGAATGCGAGACCATCAAAGCGGACATCACCCAATTCATGAGAGAACAACTCAAACTTGAATTGTCTGATGAGAAAACTTTGATAACACACGCACAAGACAAGGCGAAATTCCTTGGATATGAAATCTTCATCAGAAAGTCAGACGCAGTGAAAAGGAATAAGGACGGAGTTCTCAAAAGAGACTTCAACGGCGCAGTGGTGTTAACCCTTAACTCGGCTGTGATACAAAAGAAGCTCACTGAGTACAACGCGTTGGAGGTCAGAAACATTGATGGCAAAGACATTTGGTGGTCAAAGCCTCGCAGATATATGACTCCAATGAAGCCCGAAGATATTCTTGCCCAATACAATGCGGAAACCAGAGGACTTTACAACTACTATTCACTTGCTGCAAACGTGTCCAAAGAATGTGCATCTTTCGCCTTCATTATGAAGATGAGTATGTTCAAGACACTTGGCTGGAAACTGAACACTTCCGCAAGGAAAGTTCGCCAGAAGTATCAGAAGGACAAGGACTTTGTCATTCCGTACAACGATGCCAAGGGAAAGCAGAAATACAGAGTCTTCTACAATGAGGGTTTCAAAAAGAGAAATGCTCAGTTCGATGTTGACTATGACAAACTGCCACAGACCATGTACGTGCCATATCCGAGCCTTGTGGAAAGGTTGAAGGATGGCAGATGTGAACTATGTGGTAAGGAAGGAAAAGTAGTCATGCATCATGTGAGGACTCTCACCAAGCTGAAAGGCAATAATGAGTGGGAGAAACTGATGCTCAAAAGACATCGCAAGACACTGGTTGTCTGTGAGGACTGCAACTCTATGATTCAGAACTATGGTAAAGAGTAA
- a CDS encoding DUF4134 domain-containing protein, producing the protein MSKTKKILCALCSIIPCSALAKSGSVNYSWGADALATMHDYVVTMMFYVQALCCAIAGICVIVSGFQIYVKMNTGEDGITKSVVTLVGACLFLIGAFLVFPAFFGYRI; encoded by the coding sequence ATGTCGAAAACGAAAAAGATACTATGTGCGCTTTGTTCCATCATCCCCTGTTCAGCTCTGGCGAAAAGCGGCAGCGTGAATTACAGTTGGGGTGCGGATGCGCTGGCGACGATGCACGACTACGTGGTAACAATGATGTTTTACGTCCAAGCTCTCTGTTGTGCCATCGCCGGGATTTGTGTGATTGTGTCCGGATTCCAGATTTACGTAAAGATGAACACGGGCGAGGACGGCATTACCAAGTCCGTCGTAACGCTTGTGGGCGCGTGCCTGTTCCTGATCGGTGCGTTCCTCGTCTTTCCTGCCTTTTTCGGCTATCGCATATAG
- a CDS encoding DNA-methyltransferase → MEKIVFAKDITLYKADCLEVMPFLPESSIDLVLCDPPFGITASQWDKIIPFPEMWKEIRRVRKENAPTVLFGSEPFSSLLRCGNLEEFKYDWVWEKSKASNFLLAKKQPLKAHELISVFGKGRTPYYPIMEEGEPYGNRTKRGSNWTGINNVPNPTFRNENKGTRYPRSVIYFKTAESEGKTIHVNQKPIALLQYLIRTYTKEGDTVLDFASGSMSTAIACIYTHRKCICIEKDETHFSQGEKRVRNEYQYLRL, encoded by the coding sequence ATGGAAAAGATTGTTTTTGCAAAAGACATTACGTTATATAAAGCCGACTGTCTTGAAGTAATGCCTTTTCTTCCGGAATCAAGTATCGACTTGGTTTTATGTGATCCCCCCTTTGGAATCACAGCTTCACAGTGGGATAAAATAATACCATTCCCGGAAATGTGGAAAGAGATCAGGAGAGTCAGGAAAGAAAATGCACCTACGGTCTTATTTGGCAGCGAACCGTTCAGCAGCCTTCTACGCTGCGGTAATTTAGAGGAATTTAAATATGACTGGGTTTGGGAAAAGTCAAAAGCAAGCAATTTTCTTCTCGCTAAAAAACAACCTCTAAAAGCACATGAGCTAATAAGTGTCTTTGGTAAAGGTAGAACCCCTTATTATCCCATCATGGAGGAAGGTGAGCCTTACGGGAATCGCACGAAGAGAGGAAGCAATTGGACAGGAATAAACAATGTCCCCAATCCTACATTCAGAAATGAAAACAAAGGGACAAGGTATCCACGAAGTGTGATATACTTCAAAACAGCGGAATCGGAAGGCAAAACGATTCATGTCAACCAAAAGCCGATTGCATTATTGCAGTATCTGATAAGAACATACACAAAGGAAGGAGATACTGTCCTTGATTTTGCATCGGGGAGCATGAGCACCGCAATTGCCTGTATCTATACGCATAGAAAATGTATTTGCATTGAAAAAGACGAGACGCATTTCTCGCAGGGAGAGAAACGAGTCAGGAATGAGTACCAATATTTACGGCTTTGA
- a CDS encoding helix-turn-helix domain-containing protein — MERLSERLTAIEAVLKKLEPVEGLLERVALLENTIYTTKKVFTFQEACMYIGVSESMLYKLTSNKEIPHYKPRGKMLYFAKEELDAWLLQNYEPTVDDAMRMATEVSATQPFFNQKRYGKRKKN; from the coding sequence ATGGAGCGGTTAAGCGAACGGCTGACCGCCATAGAAGCGGTTCTCAAGAAGTTGGAACCGGTGGAAGGTCTGTTGGAGCGTGTGGCTTTACTGGAAAATACCATTTACACGACCAAGAAAGTCTTCACTTTTCAAGAGGCGTGCATGTATATCGGCGTGTCCGAAAGTATGTTGTACAAACTCACATCGAACAAGGAAATCCCGCACTACAAACCTCGCGGCAAGATGCTTTACTTCGCGAAGGAAGAGCTGGACGCATGGCTCTTGCAAAACTACGAACCTACGGTGGACGATGCCATGCGTATGGCGACGGAAGTATCCGCAACCCAACCGTTCTTTAACCAGAAGCGCTATGGAAAACGAAAAAAGAACTGA
- a CDS encoding AAA family ATPase, which yields MENEKRTDRNSWAELDENRLSDILTASQIKATDTYVTPPQIIWIDNSTIATLGNFSASTGKAKAKKTFNVSAIVAASLAGRQVLNYRAHLPEGKRRILYVDTEQSRFHCHNVLERILRLAGLPTTTDNENLDFICLREYTPAVRIEVIDYALRQNKGYGLVIIDGIRDLMLDINSTSESVEVINKMMEWSSKYDLHIHCVLHLNKGDNNVRGHIGTEMSNKAETVLVITKSAENPVISEVHALHIREKEFKPFAFSVDDEGLPVMVDNYSFDGSVRPKARSSFMDLSIEQHREALSAAFGDRPIKGFENVLQALMASYEAIGFKRGRSVMIKLLQYLTENLKLIVKRDKLFYYDVTPTEALLFDEECEDAEGEK from the coding sequence ATGGAAAACGAAAAAAGAACTGACCGTAACTCGTGGGCGGAACTGGACGAGAATCGCCTGTCGGATATTCTCACGGCATCGCAGATAAAGGCCACGGACACCTACGTGACTCCGCCCCAGATTATATGGATCGACAACTCCACCATAGCGACGCTCGGCAATTTTAGCGCTTCGACGGGTAAGGCGAAGGCGAAAAAGACGTTTAATGTCTCTGCTATTGTCGCTGCGTCACTGGCGGGCCGGCAGGTTTTGAACTACCGGGCGCATCTGCCCGAAGGCAAGCGCAGGATCTTGTACGTGGACACCGAACAGAGCCGTTTCCATTGCCATAACGTGTTGGAACGTATTCTCCGCCTGGCGGGACTGCCCACCACAACCGACAACGAGAATCTCGATTTCATTTGCCTGCGGGAATACACGCCGGCCGTGCGTATTGAGGTCATCGACTACGCTCTGCGACAGAACAAAGGGTACGGGCTGGTCATCATTGACGGCATCCGCGACCTGATGCTCGACATCAACAGCACCAGCGAATCGGTGGAGGTTATCAACAAGATGATGGAATGGTCGTCGAAATACGACCTGCATATCCATTGTGTGCTGCACCTGAATAAAGGCGACAACAATGTGCGCGGGCATATCGGCACGGAAATGAGCAATAAGGCGGAAACGGTGCTGGTCATCACCAAGAGTGCGGAGAATCCCGTTATCAGTGAAGTTCATGCGCTGCATATCCGCGAGAAGGAGTTCAAACCGTTTGCTTTTTCCGTTGATGACGAAGGATTGCCGGTCATGGTGGATAACTATTCGTTTGATGGCAGCGTGAGACCGAAGGCCCGGAGCAGCTTCATGGATTTGTCCATCGAGCAGCACCGGGAGGCGCTTTCCGCCGCTTTCGGGGACAGGCCCATCAAAGGTTTCGAGAACGTACTGCAGGCTCTCATGGCCTCCTATGAGGCTATCGGGTTCAAACGGGGACGCAGCGTCATGATAAAACTGCTGCAGTACCTGACGGAAAACCTGAAGCTGATCGTCAAACGGGACAAGCTCTTTTATTACGATGTGACCCCGACCGAAGCCTTGCTTTTCGACGAAGAATGCGAGGACGCAGAAGGTGAAAAATAA
- a CDS encoding site-specific integrase, producing MPRIKKPKKVKEPIRLRMKDLSDGSKSLYLDIYRNGKRTYEYLKLYLIPGTDSNTRRQNEITMAAANAIKSKRIIELTSGEAGIVNHTDKIYLLDWMQTYLEYQEKRDKKGIGQIKAVTHILKEYAGERFILDRVDLAFCQGYIDYMLTTFRPKGKPIAASTRNTYYQIFNGALNAAVRAKRLLRNPFNEMEKSEKPKMPESVRSYMTIEEVRALIATPMQEGRVKNAYLFSCFCGLRISDIVGLKWKNVFVDNGQYRLAVAMQKTKEPIYLPLSNEALKWMPEREDKAADDPVFNLPSNINQYLRPWAEAAGITKRFTFHTARHTFATMMLTLGADLYTVSKLLGHTSVRMTQVYAKIINQKKDEAVNLVNGLFD from the coding sequence ATGCCACGAATAAAGAAGCCTAAAAAAGTAAAAGAACCAATCCGTCTTCGGATGAAGGATTTGTCCGATGGCAGCAAAAGTCTGTATCTGGATATATACCGCAACGGCAAACGGACATACGAGTACCTGAAGCTGTATCTTATTCCGGGAACGGACAGCAATACCCGTCGGCAAAATGAAATAACAATGGCTGCCGCAAATGCCATCAAGTCGAAACGTATTATCGAGCTGACCAGTGGTGAAGCCGGTATCGTGAACCATACGGATAAGATTTATCTGCTGGACTGGATGCAAACCTATCTGGAGTACCAAGAGAAACGCGACAAGAAGGGCATCGGTCAAATCAAAGCCGTTACCCATATCCTGAAAGAATATGCAGGGGAAAGATTTATATTGGATCGGGTTGACCTCGCTTTTTGCCAAGGCTATATCGACTACATGCTGACAACCTTCCGCCCTAAAGGAAAGCCGATAGCAGCTTCTACACGCAACACCTATTATCAGATATTCAATGGCGCCCTGAATGCTGCCGTTCGGGCTAAACGGTTGTTGAGAAATCCGTTTAACGAGATGGAAAAGTCGGAGAAGCCCAAAATGCCGGAAAGCGTGCGGTCCTATATGACCATCGAAGAGGTACGGGCATTGATTGCCACTCCGATGCAGGAAGGGAGGGTAAAAAATGCCTATCTGTTCTCCTGCTTCTGCGGACTGCGTATCAGCGATATTGTCGGCCTGAAATGGAAGAATGTCTTTGTCGATAACGGCCAATACCGTCTGGCGGTAGCTATGCAGAAGACCAAAGAACCGATTTACCTGCCACTCTCCAACGAGGCGTTGAAATGGATGCCGGAGCGTGAGGACAAGGCTGCAGACGATCCTGTGTTCAACCTGCCTTCAAATATCAATCAGTATCTCAGACCGTGGGCCGAAGCGGCCGGAATCACCAAGCGTTTTACTTTTCACACCGCCCGGCATACATTCGCGACCATGATGCTGACGCTCGGTGCGGATCTCTATACCGTATCGAAGCTGCTTGGCCATACCTCCGTGAGAATGACACAGGTGTACGCCAAAATCATCAACCAGAAAAAAGACGAAGCAGTCAATTTGGTTAACGGCCTATTCGACTGA
- a CDS encoding DNA-directed RNA polymerase subunit alpha C-terminal domain-containing protein — protein sequence MEKIDISQSVKTLEFGSKYEARIQRIFREFDIKTIRDLCQWPGKDLVRVRDMGRKSIEEIEDVLERYNLRLGMLGKELDEYAGIENSVQDEEEEAKWEQRRYEIAKEVFIHHRLVANSAVYEADGLIRALRGMTHR from the coding sequence ATGGAAAAGATAGACATTAGCCAAAGTGTAAAGACACTTGAGTTCGGGAGCAAATATGAAGCCCGTATCCAGCGGATATTCCGTGAGTTCGACATCAAGACCATCCGGGATTTGTGCCAATGGCCCGGAAAGGACTTGGTAAGGGTACGCGACATGGGAAGAAAAAGCATTGAGGAAATAGAGGATGTTCTGGAAAGATACAATCTCCGGTTGGGGATGCTCGGTAAGGAACTGGACGAATACGCCGGCATAGAAAATTCCGTACAGGACGAGGAAGAAGAGGCGAAGTGGGAACAACGCAGGTACGAGATCGCCAAGGAGGTATTCATACATCACCGTCTGGTGGCAAATTCCGCCGTATATGAGGCCGACGGACTGATACGTGCACTAAGAGGCATGACGCACCGTTGA